A single region of the Nicotiana sylvestris chromosome 6, ASM39365v2, whole genome shotgun sequence genome encodes:
- the LOC138871158 gene encoding uncharacterized protein encodes MQFNSLARYASTIVADMSDRVHQFVSGLGAHLINECTTASLNQGMDIAHFQAYAQGLEDRKRQQRANREHNRGQQKRARFTGNTREFRGGFRPQFPRRQSYPVASAPPQFQGQRHDRTTYSGPGQSSRTPGPQFRGKFRQMRPQFPRCDRCGRNHFGPCCQGSDACYAYGQPGHIIRHCPMTGGGGMAQPTAPAEASSSSLVRPPRQSMQTSAGRGRGRFGASGSGGKHNRIYALSSHQDLESSSDVVTGILSVFSIDMYALIDPGSTLSYISPFVASK; translated from the coding sequence ATGCAGTTCAACTCTTTGGCTAGGTATGCTTCTACGATTGTTGCTGATATGAGTGATCGGGTACACCAGTTTGTTAGTGGTTTGGGGGCACatttgataaatgagtgcactacAGCTTCTCTAAACCAAGGAATGGATATTGCCCATTTTCAAGCATATGCACAGGGTCTAGAGGATCGCAAGAGGCAACAACGAGCCAATCGAGAGCATAATAGAGGTCAACAGAAGAGGGCGCGATTCACAGGTAACACAAGAGAGTTTCGAGGTGGATTTAGGCCACAGTTTCCCCGGCGTCAATCTTATCCGGTAGCTAGTGCGCCGCCACAGTTTCAAGGACAGCGACATGATCGGACCacttattctggtccaggtcagagttcacgTACCCCAGGTCCACAGTTTAGAGGCAAGTTCCGTCAGATGAGGCCTCAGTTTCCTAGATGTGATCGATGTGGCCGAAATCATTTTGGACCATGTTGCCagggttctgatgcatgttatgCATATGGACAGCCAGGTCATATTATAAGACATTGTCCGATGACAGGTGGAGGGGGTATGGCTCAACCGACGGCACCTGCagaggcttcttcttcttctttggtacGTCCTCCTAGGCAGAGTATGCAGACATCAGCTGGCAGGGGTAGGGGAAGATTTGGCGCTTCTGGTTCAGGAGGTAAGCATAATCGTATATATGCTTTATCGAGTCATCAGGATTTAGAGTCATCTTCGGACGTGGTTACAGGTATACTATCCGTCTTTTCTATCGATATGTATGCCTTGATAGATCCTGGTTCTACATTGTCGTATATCTCCCCCTTTGTTGCTAGTAAATAG